CGTCGGCCACATCATGACGATGGTACAAGGTTGCATTGATAGTCGCAAAGTTCATGGAGTTGTGTTGACGTAGTTCTTTGACTGCTCCACGATTGAACAGCTTTTTATTGACTGTTTGACCTTGATGGCGCTGTTGATAAGCAAGTAAAGCGCTTACGATAGCCTGTAAGCTGGCACTAAGGGCAAGACGGGTCTGTGGTAGTGACAGCTGAGCTGCATCAGCCAATAACGACACCATGGGCTGGGTATCTTGGTACAAAAAGTCATACATCGACACACGTGTCGGTGAAATAGTCGTCATAATCTGCTAGCATCAAAAAAGTGTGCCTATATATTACGGTGCCAACTGCCTTGATACAATCCCCTAACATTAGAATTTTTATTATTTCTTAAATTGCGCCACAGATACTCAATAAGTAACAGCTGGGAAAATAAAATGACCAAAAATGAAGCCGCTGCCACGCAGATAGTGATCAATATCGCTCAGCAAACACTAGCGGTATATCAGCAAAATAAAAAAACAGTTCACTATACAGTGTCTACTGCCAAAAACGGCAGCGGCAGTCAGCAAGATAGTGGCTGTACGCCGCTTGGTAAGCATGTCATTGCCAAAAAGATAGGTGGCAACGCGCCCATCAATGCCGTGTTTGTCGGGCGCGTGCCCACAGGAGAGGTATATGATGCTGAGCTTGGAGCGTTACACCCTGAGCGCGATTGGATATTGAGCCGTATTTTATGGCTAAGTGGTCTTGAGGAAGGAAATAATAAAGGTAGCAATAGCCAAGGCGGCTGTGATACTTATCAGCGTTATATTTATATTCATGGCACGCCAGATACCGAACCAATGGGCATACCACTCTCACATGGCTGCGTGCGTATGCGTAATGACGATATAGCTGAGCTATTTGAGCAAGTTGTAGAGGGTACAAGGGTAACTATAGTTGCTGATTAAATAAT
The sequence above is a segment of the Psychrobacter fulvigenes genome. Coding sequences within it:
- a CDS encoding L,D-transpeptidase; this translates as MTKNEAAATQIVINIAQQTLAVYQQNKKTVHYTVSTAKNGSGSQQDSGCTPLGKHVIAKKIGGNAPINAVFVGRVPTGEVYDAELGALHPERDWILSRILWLSGLEEGNNKGSNSQGGCDTYQRYIYIHGTPDTEPMGIPLSHGCVRMRNDDIAELFEQVVEGTRVTIVAD